A window from Gossypium raimondii isolate GPD5lz chromosome 7, ASM2569854v1, whole genome shotgun sequence encodes these proteins:
- the LOC105796616 gene encoding probable polygalacturonase, giving the protein MELLGMSPMRTKMTRIVTVLLLVGFILGVRGGEARKGKVTESFAYTGISCRRHTASITDFGGVGDGKTSNTKAFQDAVNHLSKYASDGGAQLYVPAGKWLTGSFSLTSHFTLYLQKHALLLASQDMKEWPVLKPLPSYGRGRDAAGGRFTSLIYGTNLTDVIVTGANGTIDGQGSFWWQKFHKGKLKYTRPYIIEFMYSDTIQISNLTLLNSPSWNVHPVYSSNILIKGITILAPVKSPNTDGINPDSCTNVRIEDSYIVSGDDCIAVKSGWDEYGISFGMPTKQLVIRRLTCISPYSAAIALGSEMSGGIQDVRAEDITAVHTESGVRIKTARGRGGFVKDIFVRRMSLHTMKWVFWMTGNYKQHADNHYDPNALPVIQGINYRDIVANNVSMAARLEGIEGDPFTQICIANVTIGMAAKAKKVPWTCTDVEGITSGVSPRPCDLLPDQGQKKIAACDFPAEPLSIDRVVLKTCTYRVNHM; this is encoded by the exons ATGGAGTTGTTAGGGATGAGTCCGATGAGGACCAAA ATGACCAGGATAGTCACAGTCCTTCTCTTGGTGGGTTTTATATTGGGTGTAAGAGGTGGTGAGGCCAGGAAAGGAAAGGTGACAGAGTCCTTTGCGTACACGGGGATAAGTTGCAGACGACACACTGCATCAATCACAGACTTTGGAGGAGTTGGTGATGGGAAAACATCCAATACTAAAGCATTCCAGGATGCAGTTAATCATCTCAGCAAGTATGCATCTGATGGAGGGGCTCAGCTTTATGTTCCTGCTGGAAAATGGCTGACCGGGAGTTTTAGCCTAACCAGCCACTTCACTCTCTATCTTCAAAAACACGCTCTTCTTCTTGCTTCTCAG GATATGAAAGAATGGCCTGTTTTGAAGCCTTTGCCATCCTATGGTCGTGGAAGGGATGCAGCTGGTGGAAGGTTTACCAGCCTCATATATGGCACTAATCTCACTGACGTCATCGTTACAG GGGCCAATGGTACTATCGACGGTCAAGGTTCATTCTGGTGGCAAAAATTCCACAAGGGAAAGTTGAAATACACCCGGCCTTACATAATCGAGTTTATGTACTCGGATACCATTCAAATTTCCAATCTAACCCTTCTGAACTCCCCATCATGGAATGTTCATCCAGTTTATAGCAG CAACATTCTTATAAAAGGCATTACAATCCTCGCTCCTGTCAAATCTCCTAACACTGATGGCATCAATCCAG ATTCTTGCACCAATGTTAGGATTGAGGACAGTTACATAGTCTCAGGGGATGACTGTATAGCAGTGAAGAGTGGTTGGGATGAATATGGGATTTCATTTGGGATGCCCACCAAACAGTTGGTCATCAGGAGGCTGACATGCATTTCTCCTTACAGTGCCGCCATCGCATTGGGAAGCGAGATGTCGGGCGGAATCCAGGATGTCAGAGCCGAAGACATCACTGCTGTTCATACGGAATCCGGGGTCAGGATCAAGACTGCAAGAGGGAGAGGAGGGTTTGTGAAAGACATCTTCGTGAGAAGAATGTCTTTGCACACCATGAAATGGGTGTTTTGGATGACAGGGAACTATAAACAACATGCTGATAATCACTACGATCCCAATGCATTGCCAGTGATTCAAGGGATCAATTATAGAGACATTGTGGCCAATAACGTGTCGATGGCGGCCAGATTGGAAGGCATCGAGGGTGATCCATTTACTCAAATCTGCATAGCCAATGTCACAATTGGAATGGCAGCTAAAGCAAAGAAGGTGCCGTGGACTTGCACTGATGTTGAGGGGATCACAAGTGGAGTTAGTCCTCGGCCATGTGACCTATTACCTGATCAAGGACAGAAGAAAATCGCAGCTTGCGACTTTCCGGCCGAGCCCTTGTCCATTGATAGAGTGGTGCTAAAAACTTGCACCTATAGGGTCAATCATATGTGA